The Rhododendron vialii isolate Sample 1 chromosome 6a, ASM3025357v1 genome includes a window with the following:
- the LOC131331145 gene encoding uncharacterized protein LOC131331145 isoform X1, with amino-acid sequence MASPTISVTRSAAFRAASDCHPRSWLSSFATVRDFWIREGAIPLDTGGNTILHFLAMYGNAFVIQKLVGDENGSSIVKCKDLLGRNDKGNTPLHEAARFGRKSVVEILLQKQESLVRERNRLGETPIYVAAACGHEDVFDHLIAKVLDRDQEMTTACGHEDVFDHLIAKVLDRDQEMTTACGHEDAFDHLIAKVLDRDQETTRSTENSNVLHAAVTGEHYGLAMSILESFPQLAQNPDEKGRTALYLLAQKSKSFRSGSFYYSHNYMSGSIILSVHFLAVLTYWFIPSMVYQSKKVNSSKQKGFRASIVTAYRRTRRIYDEKQKHAFALELGKRLVKEEREWSRYLDDRMGSPIVEATEKGIIELVNEILGKFPEAAFNFVKNSHVPAFASSPNDKGKNILQIAVEQKDWNIYDLLKWKIELRDGMLVGDIDNHGNTILHLAAKLGAPSFRSIQRGYLYQMMWDVCWFKHVSYDSPQHEWNLRNLDGETAKEVFEKEHSEIREKAEKTVKDMNNCLMLIVALIGTVNYAALFTPPGGYRQSEDDPRYGLLVFPTEDMRMYYLDIFCGLFAAFVAFATMFSIQSCPFRCNDFYLDLPLRLLVAMTSFMLSVVFTALASRQVFLLERLHFPLGQYNTFGCLLAATIFILGSIDGSFLLLYYLSFMLKLELLS; translated from the exons ATGGCATCCCCCACCATTTCAGTCACTCGCTCTGCTGCTTTCAGAGCAGCGTCAGATTGCCATCCACGGTCGTGGTTGTCGTCGTTTGCAACCGTTCGCGACTTCTGGATACGAGAAGGTGCGATACCACTAGACACGGGGGGCAAcacaatcctccattttctAGCCATGTACGGGAACGCATTCGTGATTCAGAAACTCGTCGGCGATGAGAACGGCAGCAGCATAGTAAAATGTAAAGATCTGCTTGGGAGGAACGACAAGGGCAACACGCCGTTGCATGAAGCTGCGAGGTTCGGTCGAAAAAGTGTGGTTGAAATCCTTTTGCAGAAACAAGAATCATTGGTTCGGGAACGCAATCGTTTGGGAGAGACGCCTATTTACGTCGCTGCGGCTTGCGGACACGAGGATGTTTTCGACCATCTAATCGCAAAGGTACTCGATCGCGATCAGGAGATGACCACGGCTTGTGGACACGAGGATGTTTTCGACCATCTAATCGCAAAGGTACTCGATCGCGATCAGGAGATGACCACGGCTTGTGGACACGAGGATGCTTTCGACCATCTAATCGCAAAGGTACTCGATCGCGATCAGGAGACGACCAGAAGTACCGAGAATTCCAATGTTCTTCACGCTGCGGTCACGGGAGAACATTATG gtcTCGCTATGAGCATATTGGAATCATTCCCCCAACTAGCTCAGAATCCTGATGAAAAAGGAAGAACTGCATTGTATCTACTGGCTCAAAAATCAAAGTCCTTCAGAAGCGGGTCATTTTATTATTCACACAATTATATGTCCGGCTCGATTATCCTTTCGGTGCATTTTCTTGCAGTTCTCACATACT GGTTTATTCCTTCGATGGTGTATCAGTCGAAAAAAGTTAATAGCTCAAAACAAAAAGGGTTCCGGGCATCAATAGTCACAg CTTATCGGCGTACTAGAAGAATCTATGATGAAAAGCAGAAACATGCCTTCGCACTTGAGCTAGGAAAAAGGCTCgtaaaagaagagagagaatggagtcGATACTTAGATGATCGCATGGGGAGCCCGATTGTTGAAGCCACGGAAAAGGGCATCATTGAGTTGGTAAATGAGATTTTAGGAAAATTTCCGGAGGCTGCGTTTAACTTTGTCAAGAATAGTCACGTTCCCGCCTTCGCCTCTTCTCCAAATGACAAAGGAAAGAACATATTGCAAATAGCGGTTGAGCAGAAAGATTGGAATATCTACGACTTGTTGAAGTGGAAAATAGAACTCAGAGATGGAATGCTGGTGGGAGATATTGATAATCATGGAAACACCATATTACATCTTGCTGCCAAATTGGGTGCTCCAAGTTTTAGATCAATTCAACGTGGATATTTGTACCAGATGATGTGGGACGTTTGTTGGTTTAAG CACGTGAGTTACGACTCTCCCCAACACGAATGGAATCTGCGAAACTTGGATGGGGAGACGGCAAAGGAAGTATTCGAAAAAGAACATTCGGAAATACGAGAGAAGGCTGAGAAAACAGTCAAAGATATGAACAACTGCCTAATGCTAATCGTTGCGTTGATCGGAACCGTCAATTATGCCGCACTTTTTACCCCGCCAGGAGGTTACCGCCAAAGCGAGGATGATCCTCGTTATGGTCTCCTCGTTTTCCCCACAGAGGACATGCGCATGTACTACTTGGACATATTCTGCGGTCTTTTTGCTGCTTTTGTTGCCTTCGCGACTATGTTTTCGATTCAGTCATGTCCGTTCCGTTGCAATGACTTCTACCTGGACTTGCCGTTGAGACTTTTGGTTGCTATGACTTCCTTCATGCTCTCTGTGGTATTCACCGCCCTAGCATCTCGACAGGTCTTCCTTCTTGAAAGGCTTCATTTCCCTCTGGGACAATACAATACATTCGGGTGCTTGCTCGCTGCAACAATATTCATCCTTGGATCAATAGACGGAAGTTTCTTGCTCCTCTATTACCTCTCTTTCATGCTTAAACTTGAGTTGCTTTCCTAG
- the LOC131331145 gene encoding uncharacterized protein LOC131331145 isoform X3: MASPTISVTRSAAFRAASDCHPRSWLSSFATVRDFWIREGAIPLDTGGNTILHFLAMYGNAFVIQKLVGDENGSSIVKCKDLLGRNDKGNTPLHEAARFGRKSVVEILLQKQESLVRERNRLGETPIYVAAACGHEDVFDHLIAKVLDRDQETTRSTENSNVLHAAVTGEHYGLAMSILESFPQLAQNPDEKGRTALYLLAQKSKSFRSGSFYYSHNYMSGSIILSVHFLAVLTYWFIPSMVYQSKKVNSSKQKGFRASIVTAYRRTRRIYDEKQKHAFALELGKRLVKEEREWSRYLDDRMGSPIVEATEKGIIELVNEILGKFPEAAFNFVKNSHVPAFASSPNDKGKNILQIAVEQKDWNIYDLLKWKIELRDGMLVGDIDNHGNTILHLAAKLGAPSFRSIQRGYLYQMMWDVCWFKHVSYDSPQHEWNLRNLDGETAKEVFEKEHSEIREKAEKTVKDMNNCLMLIVALIGTVNYAALFTPPGGYRQSEDDPRYGLLVFPTEDMRMYYLDIFCGLFAAFVAFATMFSIQSCPFRCNDFYLDLPLRLLVAMTSFMLSVVFTALASRQVFLLERLHFPLGQYNTFGCLLAATIFILGSIDGSFLLLYYLSFMLKLELLS; the protein is encoded by the exons ATGGCATCCCCCACCATTTCAGTCACTCGCTCTGCTGCTTTCAGAGCAGCGTCAGATTGCCATCCACGGTCGTGGTTGTCGTCGTTTGCAACCGTTCGCGACTTCTGGATACGAGAAGGTGCGATACCACTAGACACGGGGGGCAAcacaatcctccattttctAGCCATGTACGGGAACGCATTCGTGATTCAGAAACTCGTCGGCGATGAGAACGGCAGCAGCATAGTAAAATGTAAAGATCTGCTTGGGAGGAACGACAAGGGCAACACGCCGTTGCATGAAGCTGCGAGGTTCGGTCGAAAAAGTGTGGTTGAAATCCTTTTGCAGAAACAAGAATCATTGGTTCGGGAACGCAATCGTTTGGGAGAGACGCCTATTTACGTCGCTGCGGCTTGCGGACACGAGGATGTTTTCGACCATCTAATCGCAAAG GTACTCGATCGCGATCAGGAGACGACCAGAAGTACCGAGAATTCCAATGTTCTTCACGCTGCGGTCACGGGAGAACATTATG gtcTCGCTATGAGCATATTGGAATCATTCCCCCAACTAGCTCAGAATCCTGATGAAAAAGGAAGAACTGCATTGTATCTACTGGCTCAAAAATCAAAGTCCTTCAGAAGCGGGTCATTTTATTATTCACACAATTATATGTCCGGCTCGATTATCCTTTCGGTGCATTTTCTTGCAGTTCTCACATACT GGTTTATTCCTTCGATGGTGTATCAGTCGAAAAAAGTTAATAGCTCAAAACAAAAAGGGTTCCGGGCATCAATAGTCACAg CTTATCGGCGTACTAGAAGAATCTATGATGAAAAGCAGAAACATGCCTTCGCACTTGAGCTAGGAAAAAGGCTCgtaaaagaagagagagaatggagtcGATACTTAGATGATCGCATGGGGAGCCCGATTGTTGAAGCCACGGAAAAGGGCATCATTGAGTTGGTAAATGAGATTTTAGGAAAATTTCCGGAGGCTGCGTTTAACTTTGTCAAGAATAGTCACGTTCCCGCCTTCGCCTCTTCTCCAAATGACAAAGGAAAGAACATATTGCAAATAGCGGTTGAGCAGAAAGATTGGAATATCTACGACTTGTTGAAGTGGAAAATAGAACTCAGAGATGGAATGCTGGTGGGAGATATTGATAATCATGGAAACACCATATTACATCTTGCTGCCAAATTGGGTGCTCCAAGTTTTAGATCAATTCAACGTGGATATTTGTACCAGATGATGTGGGACGTTTGTTGGTTTAAG CACGTGAGTTACGACTCTCCCCAACACGAATGGAATCTGCGAAACTTGGATGGGGAGACGGCAAAGGAAGTATTCGAAAAAGAACATTCGGAAATACGAGAGAAGGCTGAGAAAACAGTCAAAGATATGAACAACTGCCTAATGCTAATCGTTGCGTTGATCGGAACCGTCAATTATGCCGCACTTTTTACCCCGCCAGGAGGTTACCGCCAAAGCGAGGATGATCCTCGTTATGGTCTCCTCGTTTTCCCCACAGAGGACATGCGCATGTACTACTTGGACATATTCTGCGGTCTTTTTGCTGCTTTTGTTGCCTTCGCGACTATGTTTTCGATTCAGTCATGTCCGTTCCGTTGCAATGACTTCTACCTGGACTTGCCGTTGAGACTTTTGGTTGCTATGACTTCCTTCATGCTCTCTGTGGTATTCACCGCCCTAGCATCTCGACAGGTCTTCCTTCTTGAAAGGCTTCATTTCCCTCTGGGACAATACAATACATTCGGGTGCTTGCTCGCTGCAACAATATTCATCCTTGGATCAATAGACGGAAGTTTCTTGCTCCTCTATTACCTCTCTTTCATGCTTAAACTTGAGTTGCTTTCCTAG
- the LOC131331149 gene encoding uncharacterized protein LOC131331149: MRSPIVEATEKGIIELVNEILGKFPEAAYGLNKNSDNDKGKNILHIVVEQKDWNIYYLLKRKIKLNDGLLVGDVDNHRNTILHLAAKLGTPSFRSVQCGHLYQMMWDVCWFKHVSYESPPHLWCLQNSGGETATEAFVREHSEIREKAENAVKDMNNGLMLIVALIGTARQLRRNFYPAGRLPPKRRRSSLRPPRLPHG; this comes from the exons ATGCGAAGCCCAATTGTTGAAGCCACGGAGAAGGGCATCATTGAGTTGGTAAATGAGATTTTAGGGAAATTTCCGGAGGCTGCGTATGGATTGAACAAGAATAGTGATAATGACAAAGGAAAGAACATATTGCACATAGTGGTTGAGCAAAAAGATTGGAATATCTACTACTTGTTGAAGAGGAAAATAAAACTCAACGATGGACTGCTGGTGGGAGATGTTGATAATCATAGAAACACCATATTACATCTTGCTGCCAAATTGGGTACCCCAAGTTTTAGATCAGTTCAATGTGGACATTTGTACCAGATGATGTGGGACGTTTGTTGGTTTAAG CACGTGAGTTACGAGTCTCCCCCACATTTATGGTGTCTTCAAAACTCGGGCGGGGAGACGGCAACAGAAGCATTCGTAAGAGAACATTCGGAAATACGAGAGAAGGCTGAGAATGCAGTCAAAGATATGAACAATGGCCTGATGCTAATCGTTGCGTTGATCGGAACCGCGCGTCAATTACGCCGCAATTTTTACCCCGCCGGGAGGTTACCGCCAAAGCGAAGGAGATCCTCTTTACGGCCTCCCCGTCTTCCTCACGGATGA
- the LOC131331148 gene encoding ankyrin repeat-containing protein ITN1-like, whose amino-acid sequence MASSTTSVTRSAAFRAAADCESWSRLSSFATVREFWIQEGPIPLDAGGNTILHFLAMYGNAFVIQKLIDDDNGNNNSIVKCGDLFGRNDKGNTPLHEAVRFGRRNVVEILLREQESLVRARNCLGETPVYIAAACGHEDVFNHLIAKVDFDREMTRSTDSSNLLHAAVTGEHYGLAMSILESFPLLAQNPDEEGRTALYLLAQKSKSFRSGSFYSPHNFMSGSLIISVDFLAFLTYWFIPSMVYHSKHETDDVENQQQNRVNISKL is encoded by the exons ATGGCATCCTCCACCACTTCAGTCACTCGCTCTGCTGCTTTCAGAGCAGCAGCCGATTGCGAATCATGGTCGCGGTTGTCGTCATTCGCAACCGTTCGTGAGTTCTGGATACAAGAAGGCCCGATACCACTTGATGCGGGGGGCAAcacaatcctccattttctGGCCATGTACGGAAACGCATTCGTGATTCAGAAACTCATCGACGACGACAACGGCAACAACAACAGCATAGTAAAATGTGGAGATCTGTTTGGGAGAAACGACAAGGGCAACACGCCGTTGCATGAAGCTGTGAGGTTCGGTCGAAGAAATGTGGTTGAAATCCTTTTGCGGGAACAAGAATCATTGGTTCGGGCGCGCAATTGTTTAGGGGAGACGCCTGTTTACATTGCCGCGGCTTGTGGACACGAGGATGTTTTCAACCATCTAATCGCGAAGGTCGATTTCGATCGCGAGATGACCAGAAGTACCGACAGTTCCAACCTTCTTCACGCTGCGGTCACGGGAGAACATTATG GTCTTGCTATGAGCATATTGGAGTCATTCCCCCTGCTTGCTCAGAATCCTGATGAAGAAGGAAGAACTGCATTATATCTATTGGCTCAAAAATCAAAGTCCTTCAGAAGCGGGTCATTTTATTCTCCACACAATTTTATGTCCGGCTCCCTGATCATTTCGGTGGACTTTCTCGCATTTCTCACATACT GGTTTATTCCTTCGATGGTGTATCACTCGAAACATGAAACTGATGATGTGGAAAATCAGCAGCAAAATCGAGTTAATATCTCAAAACTATAA